CCTATTAGGAAGACCGTTACAGTGTAATTACTGCCAAACTAGTTTTCCACACTATAATCACACTTTCCATATTTGTTGGCTAAATGTACAGCAGATATATTTTTTGTcaagtcatttttttatttttttttgctcactAAATTGTTCTTAaatagctttttctttttttttcttttttttataatttttattttttatttttttttctctctagggTTCCAAATTTCTACTATAGGAAGTAGCGAGATGGCGAGCAATGTCACTAATAAAACAGATCCTCGCTCTTTGAACTCTAGAGTATTTATTGGGAACCTAAACACATTAGTGGTGAAGAAAACAGATGTAGAAGCAATCTTCTCTAAGTATGGCAAGATTGTGGGCTGCTCCGTGCACAAGGGCTTTGCATTTGTGCAATACAACAATGAACGCACTGCccgtactgctgtggctggggaGGATGGACGAATGATAGCTGGGCAGGTCCTGGGTGAGTGACTGGAAAACAGTGGTTTTAATAGGCTGTTTCATAGCTGACATGGACATCCCATGGCTTTACTGGAGATTTAGGGCGCCATTTATGGCATTCTGTTCATCCCCCTGTATTGGTGGagaatgtgcctaatttatgactaggCTCAGGCCTCCTCATAAATTGAGTGCACTGCCGGCAGTCTGTGCACCTGGGGTGAAAACTACTACAATCCCTGGTTTGGAGTAGTTCTTCACTATGTTTTTACGCCTGTTTCCAGATGTAAAAGATAGTAAATGTGTCGGCCCCTGCTACTCCCAAGTGGCGAGCCCAGCGTAAAAATGCCCGGTACAGAATATTATCACAGTCATGTAAAGTTGCAAGCTGGGGACTTGTGTTTTTGCGGGGTTTTTTAAGCTAAGAAATGTTCTAGCGCTGTAAGTAAATCTCTCAATCTTTTTTGAATTTATGGCTTTGTATATGAAAATCTTAATCTAGTAGCCAAGCTAAAATTGTATATAATttggctctttaaaggggttatccaacccctaaaatgcccccccatactcctgggcccctcacagaggttgtacttacctggcTACCCACACAGCCGCTGGAAGTGGGGTCTTGGCAGCCAGTAGCAGGCCGCGACCGGAATaggcctccctagcgtcaccctttATGCCAGGGAGGCCCATTCCTGTCGCTGCTGCTATTGGCTCACCCCTGACACCAGGTGTTTTAATCCgcgcaacggggagatgcagtggcgggcATCTGAGGCAACATGGGTGCTGGGGAGCCAGTTaggtacaacctctgtgaggggcctggACATATGGGGCTATATTTGCTATAAAGTTTTGTAAGTGAGCTGTGAACATTACTGTGCAAGTGACCCCAATGTTAACTGGTGTTTCTCCTGTCCTATTATTTCAGATATCAATTTGGCTGCTGAGCCCAAAGTGAacagaggaaaaggaggaggcgTCAAACGGTCAGCAGCTGATATGTACGGGTGAGTAAGAATCAAAGTTAAGCTTTGGTGTTTAGACACTTGATGCAGTTCTTTAATGCCTCAGTGGTCAGTCTGTTTTGAGGCCTTAATGactaaccatttttttttttggcataaatatAACTTTCTCTGAGGCGATATGACTGAACcatttactacttttgcacaataaacaaGTTTTTAGCATCGCTGCATCTTCAGACcaataattttttcaatagttTTACAGAGTTGTGTAAGATCTTCACTTTTTGCGGGAAGATTTGTGGTTTTCATCTATCATTTTAGCCTACATAACACTCCGGTcactttttattccttttttttttttttgtgctgaataagcaaaaaacagcaattctggttAAAAAGAATTCTGTAGTGCAGGTCGATCTGGACATGTTGACATAAAATATGTGGAGGAtattagattttttcttttttttcttggaCTTTTTATTTAATCACAACATACCCATGtaggattttatatttttttccaacagGTGATCTTTTGATCAAGTCTATAATACCCTGTACTAATTATGCAGTGAATAGTATTCACCAGCTGGCTGCGCCAGAGAAGTGCAGCCTTCTAGAAATACACTGCATGCTGCCATGCCAAGGCATTAGCACCCTGTAATCTCATTCGTGGGCTGCCAATGGCAGAGGAAGCTCCCACCTTCTGAAACACTTAAATGCTCTGGATGCAAATATCTAGCAAcagtcagtgaaaaacacattacaaccgaatgcaatgtgtttttcactaaagccccattcacttctatctgGTTagagctgcatgaaaaatgcagaatatagaacctgttGTGATTATTGCGCAACTCAGCAATGATGTgcacaaacccattgaaatgaatgggtcaggattcagtgtgtgtAACTCCCTCCCCTTTAGGAATGATGGAGGAGCCTTCGCCACGGGAAAGTTATTGAACTTTTTTGCTGCTAAATGGAGATGGAACAGCCTGGCTTTAAGAATACGGGAGGGGGCATTGCTAGTAGAAATAAAAGTGAAATCCAATCCATTGAAGAAAGTGAATCCATTGAAACATCTCCTTGCAAAATGGAAGAGATGGCTGCTGAAAGGGAATGCTTCCAAAATGAGcatcaaaaatgtgaaaaatgccTGCATGACAAAGGCCTAATTCACACCTCAGTGAATTGGGTCAGTGACTGTGACCCAAAACTAGTAGTGGATCCTACAGAGTGTGAGGGCTCAtgcgcacttttttttttttttgtctgtatgtAGTGCTGCAAAAGACAAAATGACCCCATGTGCTTTGCTTGTCTgcatggccattccgcaaaaaaatagaacatgtcctattgtctgcactacggacaaggataggtctCTTCTCCAAAATGTGTAATGAACACAGCCAGTGTCTGTGGATCCGCagaacaacgtttgtgtgcatgagccctaaggaaaaTATTTGCGCCTATTCTGTCTTTttaacccacacctggttttggctcacaatcgctgaAAATTACTGAAGCAGCAGCCAATGGAATCTACTAAGCAAAGAGTTCAGATCAGTTAAAGCCATGATTTATTTGTtcgtagtttttttttctgttaatggTGTTTAATCTCTTATGCTGCCCATATTAAAACTAAACATGCTTTttgtcttccctttttttttatatttaggtcTTCCTTTGAATTGGACTATGATTTTCATCGGGACTACTATGACAGGTTTGTGAATGTTTCAACTGAAACAAAGGCTCTTCAGTCTTTATTCAGTACAGATTATTTGACGTCATAATTAGTTTGCCTACTCCATGCTCCTACAGCTATACTGCAGCCCGtgtgccaccaccaccaccaccaatagCGCGAGCTGTTGTACCTTCAAAACGTCAAAGAGTGTCTGGAAATACATCCCGTCGTGGAAAGAGTGGTTTCAACGCGAAGACCGGTCAGCGTGGTGGGTCTTCCAAGTCTAGCAGATGTAGGTTCAGCATTTGTCCCTAACAAGTCTACTTTACACAGAAATCTGAGAATACAGAAAGTCCACTGAATGTTCATTTTTATTAATGGAACTCATTTACATGAGCAATGTTCATGTCTATGTGCTGTAGGGGGTAGAACAGACAGCACACAGAATGAACACTAATctatttatagtcaatgggccatCTCGCGTGTTTAATTTTCAGCATGGACCTTAGGTCCTTGCAGAGAAAATTGTAGCAGGTTGCACTACTGTGATCTGACTCGCTCCAAACGACGAGAAATACGGACACCATTCAGATGCCCTCAGTGTGCCGTCTGTTATTCCTGATGCTGAGTGCTTGTGACAGAGGCTGAagtaaaaaatgctaaataaggatttttttttttttttttttactattgtactatctTAAAATAAGCAGAAGAGAGCTGGTACCATAAAATAAATCTTTAAcataaaaacagacaaaaatacatGTACATAGAGACCACACAGGGTACTTCCAGAGATCAGGCCACAATGAATGCTATATTCTCAAATAAcaaatcatgtggtattttacaTTTACCGTGTGAGATACTGCATATAATAAATATCTGAATCAGCATGCAATATATAAGCTTTTTCTAATCATAGATGCAGTTATCTCTCACCTTAAATGCAAATAGCATCACTATAACCGGGGTATCAGTAATATCTATGTTCAGAGGCTAGTGCCATATATAGTTCACAGCATATTGCATGAAATCTGTTATCTAAGCACCAAGACTAGTCTAAACTCCTCTTACCCCAATATCCAGTGATTCAAATGCGGCCCGTCTCTGTCAAGCGATCCTCGATGCACGTTTCGCTTATTGCTTCATCAGGAtaagcgaaacgtgcgtcgaggatCGCTTGACAGACAGGCCGCATTTGAATCACTGGATATTGGGGTAAGAGAGGAGTTTAGACTAGTCTTGGTGCTTAGATAACAGATTTCATGCAATATGCTGTGAACTATATATGGCACTAGCCTCTGAACATAGATATTACTGATACCCTGGTTATAGTGATGCTATTTGCATTTAAGGTGAGAGATAACTGCATCTATGATTAGAAAAAGCTTATATATTGCATGCTGATTCAGATATTTATTATATGCAGTATCTCACACGGTAAAtgtaaaataccacatgatttgTTATTTGAGAATATAGCATTCATTGTGGCCTGATCTCTGGAAGTACCCTGTGTGGTCTCTATGTACAtgtattttttgtctgtttttatgttaaataaaGATAAATTTTATTGGGTATTTTATGGTACCAGCTCTCCTGTTTAATGTATTAAGGAGGTACACCCTTGTTTCAATACAAGGCTGTGTCAATCCAGTTGAATATCTTAAAATAAGGTTCATAAATGCAGATGCACTACTAACCAATAATCTTACCTTTTACAGTGAAGGGTGACGATCTACAGACCATTAAAAAGGAGCTTAGTCAGATAAAGCAGAGAGTAGATTCTCTTCTGGAAAGTTTGGAACGTATTGAGCGGGAACAGTCAAAACAAGGTAATTGTGTATTTCAAGTATGGACAATGGACCTTTTGTGAAACTTAATTTTAAATGGTCATAAGCATTATTTtagctactgagctgtgtggcGATGTGTAATTAATCCTTTCTACTTTAGAGAccaaattggatgatgatcagAGCAGCAGCTCTGCAAAAAAGGAGGAAGCAAATGTGAAAATGGTGGCAGAGGAAGCGGGTGATTCGGGAGAAGAGGGAGATTTGCTTGACGATGATGAGCAGGGAGAAGACACGGTAAGTGATCTTGATTGTTAGCTGCCAGTCAAGCAAGTTCTGTGTAGTATAATCTGAGCAGTAAAGGGATTTGACAGTCTTGTAATTTGTTTGCTCTGAATACAGGGCAAAACATCCCATGTATAATGCAAATACATAGCCAGcagacaggtcccctttaaactTTAGAACAGGCTCATGGTGGGGTATAAAAAAAACTCGCCTGGCTGCTCCCCCACACGACATGCAGGGTACAAGTGTGCCAACAGGTTTTAGGGCTCCACGTGTGTGtgattcatatttttatttttttcccaggtAAAATAGTTATATTGCTTTCTCCTGTGGCAAGCGCTTTATTCCACTCATCTTAAACTATATCTTGGGCATGCctgtacagtgagggaaggaGATCGGGGGCGGCACTTTTACACTGACAGACTTTTCACTAGTGTATTTTGCCCCATAGGTGTATAGGATAACAGATGGTAGTGCCCTTGTTTCAGAATCTAAAGACTTATGCACAATTCTTCTGTATTGTGTATAAATTGCTACACTAGAAATCTGGAGTGTTTCTGACTTTTCAAACtaaactattttatttttcagctCGAAGAAATTAAAGATGGGGACAAAGAAACAGAAGAAGGGGAGGATGAAGGAGATAGTGCAAATGAGGAAGATTCTTAAAGTCCACTCCCTGATAATCCCCTCCCTTTCAGCCTATTGTGTATAGTTCAGGGGTCAGTAACCTCCCCGACACCCCAGCTCTGATGAAATTACTCATCCCAGTGTGCACGCTTGAAACTCCCAAGTAAATGTCGCATACTGagtgttgtagtttcacaacagctagagtgctGGAGGTTTTTGACCCCTGGTATAGTTGGTTCATAGCTCCACCCCCTGTACCATCACTTACATCACCAGCTTTTCAAGCCTGTTTATTATGTGCCCTGCATTTTCTCTGCCTCCTTTTCATTTTGATACCTATTTGCGACTTCTAGAATAAAAGTGTATTGTTTTTACATGGATTGTCTTGCAGTCTTTGTCTAGTAGCTCCCCCTCTTTCTCCATGGTTTCTCAATTCCTTTTTGGGTTTCTCATGTTTAAACATATCAACTGTCATACTCTTAATGTTCTAAGCACTGTGTTGCTGCAGTTCATGTTGGTTTAAATTTAAGATGAATTTTCTTTAGAAATAAaccttgttttttttaacttaccAGTCTTGCCTGTAAATAGATATAACTTTCTCAAAGACCCGTGTAAATGCTTAATAGGATTGTCCAAAATTGAGACCAAATTTATTGACACCTAGTTGGAACATGTGCTCAAGGTAtgtgtctgcagtccagatcaaACCAGCCCCCAAGTGGGAGActtatggtgaaaaaaaaaagtagcttacatgcccatagcaaccaatcagattgttcCTCTCCTTTTCGAATTGTGCTCTGAAAAATGGAAGGGGGAATCTGGTTGTTTGCAATTAAGCCAGTttgtctgtaaagaataaatcaaggcaactggatgtaTTGTAGAtttattgaaaatgtttcactcgttcttccaacgagctttctcaattctgagtgactacaaaaattctgggaataaatatgtaacggaatcaacatctggtaattatatcagatgttgattcagttacatatttattcccagaatttttgtacagtcactcagaattgagagctcgttggaagaacgagtgaaacattttcaagaaatctacagtacgtccagttgccttgatttattctttagagatataccatgacctggataacaGCACCATATGGGGAGCTCCCCACCTCTCAAGGGACAGGAAATGACGTCCAATATAAAAAGCTGCAGCCTCTTGCCTAATTTTGTTTCCTGTTCCTTGAGGGATGTGTGGAAGTCGTCCTGTTAGAtatctcccccccaccccctcccatcTTGCTTTTACACTCCTTCCCTATTCTTTAAGGCAGCCCTGGCCATAAACCGTGTACTCGCTGCATGTGGCCAGAGCAACGGTGGTGCACAGCTAATAGATAAAAGCACATATGATCACGCTGAATGAAGAAAAAACACTCGGCGGCACTCACCAATGTGTTGCTTCAATGAGGTACTTTATTCCATGGATCTGGCAGGGGGCAGACAAACAGCGACGGCAGTTTTGCGCTACATGCGCTTCGCCATGCTGTCAGCACGTACATTTGCGACGCCCTTTTAAGCATCAGCGCTGCGTGTTGTCATGGCAATAGACAACAATAATGCGcctgcataaaaggttagtataaaaacatataatataAAGACATCAGCAGAAATTACATACATTTTAATCCAAAGCGGTAGtatcaaataaaatatatatttgggcAACCTATAGGAATGAGCTCAAGTCATTTCTGTCATTCAATCCAAGCTCACCTAATG
This portion of the Bufo gargarizans isolate SCDJY-AF-19 chromosome 1, ASM1485885v1, whole genome shotgun sequence genome encodes:
- the HNRNPC gene encoding heterogeneous nuclear ribonucleoproteins C1/C2 isoform X1, with translation MPGFQISTIGSSEMASNVTNKTDPRSLNSRVFIGNLNTLVVKKTDVEAIFSKYGKIVGCSVHKGFAFVQYNNERTARTAVAGEDGRMIAGQVLDINLAAEPKVNRGKGGGVKRSAADMYGSSFELDYDFHRDYYDSLPTPCSYSYTAARVPPPPPPIARAVVPSKRQRVSGNTSRRGKSGFNAKTGQRGGSSKSSRLKGDDLQTIKKELSQIKQRVDSLLESLERIEREQSKQETKLDDDQSSSSAKKEEANVKMVAEEAGDSGEEGDLLDDDEQGEDTLEEIKDGDKETEEGEDEGDSANEEDS
- the HNRNPC gene encoding heterogeneous nuclear ribonucleoproteins C1/C2 isoform X3, producing MPGFQISTIGSSEMASNVTNKTDPRSLNSRVFIGNLNTLVVKKTDVEAIFSKYGKIVGCSVHKGFAFVQYNNERTARTAVAGEDGRMIAGQVLDINLAAEPKVNRGKGGGVKRSAADMYGSSFELDYDFHRDYYDSLPTPCSYSYTAARVPPPPPPIARAVVPSKRQRVSGNTSRRGKSGFNAKTGQRVKGDDLQTIKKELSQIKQRVDSLLESLERIEREQSKQETKLDDDQSSSSAKKEEANVKMVAEEAGDSGEEGDLLDDDEQGEDTLEEIKDGDKETEEGEDEGDSANEEDS
- the HNRNPC gene encoding heterogeneous nuclear ribonucleoproteins C1/C2 isoform X2, with amino-acid sequence MPGFQISTIGSSEMASNVTNKTDPRSLNSRVFIGNLNTLVVKKTDVEAIFSKYGKIVGCSVHKGFAFVQYNNERTARTAVAGEDGRMIAGQVLDINLAAEPKVNRGKGGGVKRSAADMYGSSFELDYDFHRDYYDSYTAARVPPPPPPIARAVVPSKRQRVSGNTSRRGKSGFNAKTGQRGGSSKSSRLKGDDLQTIKKELSQIKQRVDSLLESLERIEREQSKQETKLDDDQSSSSAKKEEANVKMVAEEAGDSGEEGDLLDDDEQGEDTLEEIKDGDKETEEGEDEGDSANEEDS
- the HNRNPC gene encoding heterogeneous nuclear ribonucleoproteins C1/C2 isoform X4 codes for the protein MASNVTNKTDPRSLNSRVFIGNLNTLVVKKTDVEAIFSKYGKIVGCSVHKGFAFVQYNNERTARTAVAGEDGRMIAGQVLDINLAAEPKVNRGKGGGVKRSAADMYGSSFELDYDFHRDYYDSLPTPCSYSYTAARVPPPPPPIARAVVPSKRQRVSGNTSRRGKSGFNAKTGQRGGSSKSSRLKGDDLQTIKKELSQIKQRVDSLLESLERIEREQSKQETKLDDDQSSSSAKKEEANVKMVAEEAGDSGEEGDLLDDDEQGEDTLEEIKDGDKETEEGEDEGDSANEEDS